The nucleotide sequence CATTGCTGATTTTTCTTTTATCATCCGCCTTGTTCCCGTAAAATGATGTTCTTCGTAAGTCTGTCCCTTTTTCGTGGCAATACCAATATAGACTAATCCAATTGGCTTTTGTGCAGTTTGTCCTGATGGACCAGCAATACCGGA is from candidate division WOR-3 bacterium and encodes:
- a CDS encoding CinA family protein, yielding SGIAGPSGQTAQKPIGLVYIGIATKKGQTYEEHHFTGTRRMIKEKSAMAALDLLRRTIETI